The genomic window GATAGAAGAGATTTTAAAAAATAGATTTGAAGTTTTTACTTACATTATGCCAGACGGAGAAGAATATAAAAACATATATGAGTTTATCAAAATCGTAGATTTTTTAGCGGAGAATAATTTAGATAGAAGAAGTCCATTGTTTGCTTTAGGTGGTGGTGTAGTGGGAGATATTGCAGGATTTGCCGCTGCTGCATTTTTGAGAGGCATTCCCCTCATTCATATTCCTACCACCTTGCTCGCACAAGCGGATAGCTCCATTGGAGGGAAGGTAGCCGTAAATCACAAAAGAGGTAAAAACCTTATTGGTGCATTTTACCAACCCGATGCTGTATTCAGTGGAATAGATTTTCTGTATACACTACCGGACAGGGAATGGAAGGCGGCATTAGCTGAGGTGATAAAATACGGTATTATACAAGATGAAGGATTATTTGAATATATAGAGCAAAATACGGAAAAAATTCTTCACCGAGACAGACAGGCTACGTTGCATATCGTGAAGAGGAGCATTTTAAATAAGGCAAATATTGTGCAAAATGATGAAAAGGAGAGAGATATAAGACAAATACTCAATTTTGGACATACATTGGCTCATGCTTTGGAAAAAATAGGAGGGTATAAAACCTACCGACATGGAGAGGCAGTGGCTGTGGGTATGGTGTTTGCCTCATCACTTTCCTGGAAGTTGGATATATGTAAAAAACAAGTTTATGAAAGAATAAAAAATGTTTTGCGGTCTTTTTTTCTCCCTGTGTATATACCATCAGAATTTAAAACTAATGATATATACGATGTAATGAGATGGGACAAGAAGGTAGTAAGTGACAAACTTAGATTTGTCTTGACAGAAAAAATTGGTAAAGTTAGAATTGTTACAGGTTTAGAATCGCGAATAGTCAGCGAGGTAATCGATGAGATGAAAGAATGAACAGACAGAAGAATGGATGTGTTAAAAGCTATTGGTGTATATTTCTGCTTGTTGCTTTTTTTCTTTTGACTACCTTCGGTTGCACTTACATGCAGGATGTTGGTGTCAGAAGTTATAGTAGTGAGTTTACAAAGATGCTCTCTTCACATACACAATCTTTTAAGCTGTATAGAGATTTTGAAACTGTTGCTATCTGCAAGGTTACCTATTTTGATAAAAAGTTGGCTATGAGTTTTATAGATTCATATAGCAAGCAGGCACATTTACCTGATGCAGAAAAGGAAAAATTGAAAGAAGAGTGGAAAAATCGTACAAAGAATTTTGATGAATTCTGGATAGCTTTTTATACAGGAAATGAAAATATAAATAATTTAGCAAGTTTACATCCTTTCTGGAATGTGCATGCTATTTATGGAAAAACAGTAGAGAAACCGTTGGAGATTAAAGAAATAGAAAGAGACAGGATGAGAAACCAGTGGATGTATCTCATAGATGCTAACAGGTGGTCGAAAAATTATATAATTAGATTTAGAAAAATGCCGCGTATGGGAAAGCTAAACCTGATTATCGCCTCTATGTTAGGCACTATAAATATGGAATTTAATAAGTTTTAAAAGGTGGCAGAGATGTACAGAATTGTGAAAAAAGAAAAATGGCACGATATTGTTTACTCTATGTGGGTTGAAGCCCCTTTCGCGGCTCAAAGTGCGCAGCCTGGGCAATTCATAATCTTGATAATCAATAAAAAGGGAGAAAGGATTCCTTTAACTATTGCCGATTATGATCGAGAAAAGGGACTGATACACATTGTATTTCAGATAGTGGGTAAAACTACCTTGCAACTTTCTCGAATGAATGAAGGAGACGAGTTGTATACATTTGTTGGTCCACTAGGCAGACCTACAGAAATTGAGAATTATGGAACAGTAGTGACGGTAGGGGGAGGAACAGGTATTGCCTGTGTTCATCCTATAACCAGAGCTCTGAAAGAAGCAGGCAACAAAACTATTGCCATTATCGGCGCAAAGAGCAAGGAACTGATCATAATGGAAGAGGAAATGAGAAAAGCTTCCACTGAGCTTCTAGTTACCACTGATGATGGTAGTTATGTGAGAAAAGGTTTTGTAACCGAGGTTTTAAAGGAGGTTTTAGACAAGGATAAAAGCGTAAAAAAGGTATGGGCTATCGGTCCAGCCATAATGATGAAATTTGCCTGTGTTACCACCAAACCGTATGATGTAGAAACTATCGTCAGTTTGAATGCTGTTATGGTAGACGGAACGGGGATGTGTGGTTCATGTCGAGCTACGATAGGAGGAGAAACAAAATTTGTCTGTGTGGATGGACCTGAATTTGATGGTCAGCTAGTGGATTGGGATGGATTTTTGAGCAGGTTGGCAAAGTATAATAAATCAGAGAAATTGGCATTAGAAAGTTATAAGAAAACTATAAAGGAGGGAGAGAACTATGGCTGAGATGATACCTATTAAAGAGAGGATGAAAAGAGAGCAAGTTTCAATGCCGGAACAGGATCCTCAGATAAGGAGTCATAATTTTAATGAGGTGCCTACCGGTTATACCAAAGAGATGGCTATCTATGAAGCACAAAGATGTCTGCAATGTACACCTCCGAAGTGTGTGGAAGGCTGTCCGGCAGAGGTGCGTATCCCAGAGTTTATTAAAAAGATTGTGGAGGAAGATTTTGCGGGCGCATACTTTGAAATATTGAAAACAAATGGGCTTCCTGCAGTATGCGGTAGAGTGTGCCCTCAAGAAGAGCAATGTCAACTGACCTGTGTACTTAATAAGAAAGGTAACCCTATTTCCATAGGAAGATTGGAAAGGTTTGTTTCAGATTGGTCAAGAGAAAATGATGTTCATGAGAAAATACCAGAGATTAACAAGAAAGGTAAGACTGTAGCTGTTGTTGGCGCTGGTCCTGCTGGTCTTATCTGTGCTGCAGATTTGCAAAAGATGGGTTATGAAGTGACCGTATTTGAGGCATTTCATACCGGAGGCGGAGTTTTAATCTATGGTATTCCAGAATTCAGATTGCCTAAAGATATTGTGAGATATGAAATAGGAGAGATTGAAAAAACAGGAGTGAAATTTGAGACAGATTTTGTGGTAGGAAAGACGAAGAGTATACCTGATTTGGCGAAGGAGTTTGATGCTATATTCATAGGAATAGGTGCTGGTGCACCAAGGTTTATGAATATCCCCGGGGAAAATCTGGCGGATGTATATTCGGCAAATGAATTTCTTACCCGTTCCAATCTTATGAAAGCCTATAGATTTCCCGAATATGACACACCTATTAAGATAGGCGAAAAGGTGGCTACGATTGGCGCAGGAAATGTGGCTATGGATTCTGCCAGAACTGCTTTGAGATTAGGTGCGAAAACTTCTCATATTGTTTATAGAAGATCAAGGAAAGAAGCTCCGGCAAGAATAGAGGAGATTGAGCATGCTGAGGAAGAAGGTGTGATATTGGATTTTCTTACTCTGCCGGTGAGGGTATTGGGCAACGAAGAGACAGGAGAAGTTACGGGTATGGAGTGTATTAAGATGGAGTTAGGTGAGCCTGATGAATCGGGAAGAAGAAGGCCCGTTCCCATAGAGGGATCAAATTTTGTTATAGAGTGCAGTATGATGGTTGATGCCATTGGAACGCTGGCAAATCCAATCGTACCGAGAAGTGCAGCAGAACTTGGTGTGGAGATAAATAAATGGGGTTATTTTGTGTTTGATGAAGAAACAATGCAGACTACGAGGGAAGGCATATTTTGCGGCGGTGATATTGCCCGTGGAGCGGCAACGGTGATATTGGCAGTGGGAGATGGTAAAAAAGCTGCCAGGGGAATAGATAAATATCTTTCTTCTGGTGGTAGCTTAAAGGAAAGTTTAAATAAGTGAGAAAATTTGTTTAGAGGAGAAGAAAATGGATTACATAACTCTTATTATAGATGGAAAAGAGGTTCAGGTAGAAAAAGGGAAAACCATTATGGATGCCGCCAAAAAACTCGGTATCTACATTCCCTGTATATGTTCCCATCCTGACCTTAAGCCCATAGGTTTATGCAAACTTTCCGTTGTGAAGATAAAAAATTGGGATGTATATCCTCTATCCACCATTACACCTGCGGAAGATGGCATGGTGGTAACCACCAAAACAAATGAATTGCAGGAGATGAGAAGGAATGCATTAGAGATGATACTTGCTATGACGAATCATCCTACAAACTGTCTCTTCTGTGATAGAAAGGATGAATGCACCTCTTTAAGGGAATGTATGAAGAAACTTCCTGTCACTGCCGGATGTAAATACTGTCCCAAGGATGGTGAATGTGAAATTCAGGATGCGGTTGAGTATATAGGACTGGAAAAGGTAAGATATGCAACAAAGTATAGAGATCTGCCTGTTTTAAGAGAACCATTTTTTGATAGAAATTATAACCTGTGTATATTATGCACAAGGTGTGTGAGAACCTGTGAAGAGGTAAGAGGAGAGAATACCATCGTTTATCATCCTGGCTTTCATGAAAATCACTGGGTAGGACCGGAAAATGGTGTTTCCCTTTTAGAAGGAAGTTGTAAGTTCTGTGGTGCCTGTGTGGATGCCTGCCCGACCGGTGCACTCTCTGCAAGGTTTGAGAAATGGGAAAAGCCAGAAAAAACTGTTACCACTACCTGTCCTCATTGCGGAATAGGTTGTCAGATAGATGTAGGTGTAAAGGATGGTCATATTGTTAGAGTAAGAGGTAAGAGGGGAGACACAGTAAATGAAGGGCAATTGTGTGTAAAAGGCAGATTTGGTTTAGATTTTGCTTCTCATCCTGATAGATTAAAGGAACCCTTAATAAGAAAAGATGGTGAATTGAAGCCGGCGAGTTGGGATGAAGCGCTGGATTTGGTAGCCAGTAGGTTTAAAGAGTTAAAAGAGAAATATGGTAGTGATGCCTTAGCCGGTATTGCTTCTTCTAAGACTACAAACGAAGAATGTTATCTCTCTCAAAAGTTTGTAAGAACCTGCCTTGGCACAAATAATATAGAATTTTGTACTCGTTTCTGTCATACAACCAGCGCAGTTGCTCTTACTCGTGCTTTCGGGGGCGGGGCAATGAGTAATTCTACTCGCGGTGTAGAAAAATCAGATGTGGTGTTTATAGCAGGATTGAATGCTACTGAAAATACCGTGATATTTGGTGCTTATTTGAGAAATTTAGTGAAGTTTAACAACCTGAAATTGATTGTGATGGATCCAAGAAGGATTGATCTGGTAGATGATGCAGAAATTTGGCTGAGGCCAAAGCCGGGGACGGATCTTGCTTTGGTTAATGCTATGATGAATGTGATTATAAATGAAGATTTATATGACCATGAATTTGTAGAAAATCGCACAGAGGGTTTTGATAAACTGAAAGAGGTAGTCTCTAAGTATACACCAGAGAAAGCGGAAGAGATTACCGGTGTTTCAAAGGATAAGATAATTGAATCGGCGAGATTATACGGCAAAGCCAATAAGGCTGGAATTATGTATGGTATGGGTATAGCTCAATATACTAATGGAACTAATAATATTTCTGCTTTGTGCAATTTAGCTTTAGCTACAGGCAATATGGGGAAAGAAGGAACCGGCGTTAACACCATAGGTAAGCAGAATAATGGACAGGGTGCTGGAGATATGGGTTGTCTATGTGCCGTTTATCCTGGTGGTCAACCCGTTGCCAAACCGGAGGTTAACGAAAAATTCGAAAAAGCGTGGGGCACAAAACTCTCTATGAAACCAGGAACAACAGAGACAGAATGGGTTACTGAAAAAGGTAAAATTAAAGGCCTATATGTGATAGGTGGAAATCCTGTAGGCAGTGGTCCTAACTTAAATAATGTAAAAGAAGTTTTTGAAGAGATGGATTTTATAGTGGTTCAGGATATCTTCTTAACCGAGACCGCCAAGCTCGCGGATGTTGTCCTTCCTGCTGCATGTCTGTTGGAAAAGAACGGCACAACTACAAACACAGAGAGAAGAATTACTATGGTGAGAAAGGTCTTGGATGCGCCCGGAAAAGCACGCCCCGATTGGGAAATTATCTGTGATTTAGGAAAGAAGATGGGTTACAGTGAGCAGTTTTCCTACAATAGTCCTTCGCAGATTATGGATGAGATAGCGCACCTGACGCCTCTTTACGGTGGAATAAACTATGAAAGGCTGGAGAAAGGAGGTATACAAGCGCCTTGTCCTAATGTGGATCATCCTGGAACGCCTTATTTGTATAAGGATAAATTTCCTATTGGTAAAGGCAAGTTCTTCCCTGCTGATTATGAGCCGCCTTCCGAGCTTCCCGATGACGATTATCCCTTTATTTTTTCCACAGTTTCGAGCATCTTTCACATGCGCACTGGTACAATGATAGAAAAGGTGCATGATATAAATTATATCAGCGGTTCCGAGCTTTTGAGTATGAATCCAGAAGATGCATTTTCCTTAGGTGTGAGAGATGACGATATAGTTATGGTTTCTTCAAGAAGGGGAAACTTAAATTTAAAGGTAAAGGTAACAGATGCTGTACTCAAAGGTGCTGTATTTGCGACATTCCATTTTGCAGATACACCGACAAATATTCTCACTAATGATAAATATGATCCCTTGGGTAAGGTGCCAGAACTTAAATTCTGTGCAATAAAGGTAAATAAAATAGGAGGATAGGATGTATAAAATTGTAGAAAGAGAGGTTCTTGTTCCCGATATAGTTCGCATTAAACTGGAAGCTCCTTATGTTGCTCAAGCGGCTCAACCCGGTCAATTTGTAATCTTGAGAGTGGATGAGCAGGGCGAAAGATTCCCTATGTCATTAGCTGATTGGGATAGGGAAAAGGGAACTATTGACATTGTATTCTTTGTTTTGGGAACGAGCACCATGAAACTTGCTGCTTTAAAAGAAGGGGATGTTATATTGGATTGTGTGGGACCATTGGGCAATCCAACAGAAATTAAGAACTATGGCAATGTTTTATTGGCCTGTGGATGTTTTGGTGTGGGGCCCACCATAAAGCTTGCCGAAGCCTTA from Deltaproteobacteria bacterium includes these protein-coding regions:
- the fdhF gene encoding formate dehydrogenase subunit alpha, encoding MDYITLIIDGKEVQVEKGKTIMDAAKKLGIYIPCICSHPDLKPIGLCKLSVVKIKNWDVYPLSTITPAEDGMVVTTKTNELQEMRRNALEMILAMTNHPTNCLFCDRKDECTSLRECMKKLPVTAGCKYCPKDGECEIQDAVEYIGLEKVRYATKYRDLPVLREPFFDRNYNLCILCTRCVRTCEEVRGENTIVYHPGFHENHWVGPENGVSLLEGSCKFCGACVDACPTGALSARFEKWEKPEKTVTTTCPHCGIGCQIDVGVKDGHIVRVRGKRGDTVNEGQLCVKGRFGLDFASHPDRLKEPLIRKDGELKPASWDEALDLVASRFKELKEKYGSDALAGIASSKTTNEECYLSQKFVRTCLGTNNIEFCTRFCHTTSAVALTRAFGGGAMSNSTRGVEKSDVVFIAGLNATENTVIFGAYLRNLVKFNNLKLIVMDPRRIDLVDDAEIWLRPKPGTDLALVNAMMNVIINEDLYDHEFVENRTEGFDKLKEVVSKYTPEKAEEITGVSKDKIIESARLYGKANKAGIMYGMGIAQYTNGTNNISALCNLALATGNMGKEGTGVNTIGKQNNGQGAGDMGCLCAVYPGGQPVAKPEVNEKFEKAWGTKLSMKPGTTETEWVTEKGKIKGLYVIGGNPVGSGPNLNNVKEVFEEMDFIVVQDIFLTETAKLADVVLPAACLLEKNGTTTNTERRITMVRKVLDAPGKARPDWEIICDLGKKMGYSEQFSYNSPSQIMDEIAHLTPLYGGINYERLEKGGIQAPCPNVDHPGTPYLYKDKFPIGKGKFFPADYEPPSELPDDDYPFIFSTVSSIFHMRTGTMIEKVHDINYISGSELLSMNPEDAFSLGVRDDDIVMVSSRRGNLNLKVKVTDAVLKGAVFATFHFADTPTNILTNDKYDPLGKVPELKFCAIKVNKIGG
- the gltA gene encoding NADPH-dependent glutamate synthase: MAEMIPIKERMKREQVSMPEQDPQIRSHNFNEVPTGYTKEMAIYEAQRCLQCTPPKCVEGCPAEVRIPEFIKKIVEEDFAGAYFEILKTNGLPAVCGRVCPQEEQCQLTCVLNKKGNPISIGRLERFVSDWSRENDVHEKIPEINKKGKTVAVVGAGPAGLICAADLQKMGYEVTVFEAFHTGGGVLIYGIPEFRLPKDIVRYEIGEIEKTGVKFETDFVVGKTKSIPDLAKEFDAIFIGIGAGAPRFMNIPGENLADVYSANEFLTRSNLMKAYRFPEYDTPIKIGEKVATIGAGNVAMDSARTALRLGAKTSHIVYRRSRKEAPARIEEIEHAEEEGVILDFLTLPVRVLGNEETGEVTGMECIKMELGEPDESGRRRPVPIEGSNFVIECSMMVDAIGTLANPIVPRSAAELGVEINKWGYFVFDEETMQTTREGIFCGGDIARGAATVILAVGDGKKAARGIDKYLSSGGSLKESLNK
- a CDS encoding sulfide/dihydroorotate dehydrogenase-like FAD/NAD-binding protein gives rise to the protein MYRIVKKEKWHDIVYSMWVEAPFAAQSAQPGQFIILIINKKGERIPLTIADYDREKGLIHIVFQIVGKTTLQLSRMNEGDELYTFVGPLGRPTEIENYGTVVTVGGGTGIACVHPITRALKEAGNKTIAIIGAKSKELIIMEEEMRKASTELLVTTDDGSYVRKGFVTEVLKEVLDKDKSVKKVWAIGPAIMMKFACVTTKPYDVETIVSLNAVMVDGTGMCGSCRATIGGETKFVCVDGPEFDGQLVDWDGFLSRLAKYNKSEKLALESYKKTIKEGENYG
- the aroB gene encoding 3-dehydroquinate synthase; the encoded protein is IEEILKNRFEVFTYIMPDGEEYKNIYEFIKIVDFLAENNLDRRSPLFALGGGVVGDIAGFAAAAFLRGIPLIHIPTTLLAQADSSIGGKVAVNHKRGKNLIGAFYQPDAVFSGIDFLYTLPDREWKAALAEVIKYGIIQDEGLFEYIEQNTEKILHRDRQATLHIVKRSILNKANIVQNDEKERDIRQILNFGHTLAHALEKIGGYKTYRHGEAVAVGMVFASSLSWKLDICKKQVYERIKNVLRSFFLPVYIPSEFKTNDIYDVMRWDKKVVSDKLRFVLTEKIGKVRIVTGLESRIVSEVIDEMKE